The proteins below are encoded in one region of Bifidobacterium catenulatum DSM 16992 = JCM 1194 = LMG 11043:
- a CDS encoding SDR family oxidoreductase: MQQSDSLPLKGRVALVTGSSRGIGAAIALRLTLAGACVAINYVSDDERAERCAQRIMNDCGAAGRVITCKADVTDYGQVRDMISTVVATFGGLDILVNNAFARYSFDPRNRKTFDTIGWSDYTTQLEGCLKGAYNTCKAALPQMRRQAGGRVINISSNLVDSPIVPYHDYTAAKGALVGFTRSLAQEAGAWGVTVNAIAAGLTIGTESSRATTEDVRERIIASTPLGRLATADDIAGAVAMLASDDASFITGQTLHVDGGLVMR, from the coding sequence ATGCAGCAGTCCGATTCCTTGCCATTGAAGGGACGCGTCGCGTTGGTGACCGGTTCGAGTCGCGGCATCGGCGCGGCGATCGCGTTGCGACTGACTCTCGCCGGCGCATGCGTGGCCATCAACTACGTCAGCGATGACGAGCGTGCGGAGCGGTGCGCGCAACGCATTATGAATGATTGCGGGGCGGCCGGTCGCGTGATCACCTGCAAAGCCGATGTCACCGACTACGGGCAGGTGCGCGACATGATATCCACTGTCGTCGCCACATTCGGTGGATTGGATATTCTCGTCAATAACGCATTCGCCCGCTATTCGTTCGACCCACGCAACCGCAAGACATTCGACACCATCGGATGGTCCGATTACACGACACAGCTCGAAGGATGCCTCAAGGGCGCATACAACACCTGCAAAGCTGCGCTGCCGCAGATGCGGCGTCAGGCCGGAGGACGCGTCATCAACATCTCCAGCAATCTCGTCGACTCCCCGATCGTGCCGTATCATGACTACACCGCGGCAAAAGGTGCGTTGGTGGGTTTCACCAGATCATTGGCACAGGAGGCTGGAGCATGGGGCGTAACCGTGAATGCCATCGCGGCCGGGCTCACCATTGGCACCGAATCGAGCCGCGCCACCACTGAGGATGTACGCGAGCGCATCATCGCGTCTACACCGTTGGGCAGACTCGCCACCGCCGATGATATCGCCGGGGCCGTGGCTATGCTGGCCAGCGATGACGCCTCATTCATCACTGGTCAGACCCTGCATGTCGACGGGGGGTTGGTGATGCGTTAA
- a CDS encoding LOG family protein, with protein MNITVYLGAHEGNDPIYKKAVEELGIWIADNGNRLVYGGSDEGLMAVIADTVLARGGDVTGIEAQMFVDKGVAHHNLTQLVVVPNIVERRTRMIELGDVFIAFPGGTGTLEEISEVVSKICLDQLDQPCIFYNLNGFYDDMKAFLQRTVDAGFSTTERQHGIYFASDLAEIERIIATHNA; from the coding sequence ATGAACATCACCGTGTATCTCGGCGCGCATGAGGGGAACGATCCCATATATAAGAAAGCCGTTGAGGAACTTGGCATATGGATTGCGGACAATGGCAACAGACTGGTGTATGGCGGATCCGACGAAGGATTGATGGCCGTGATCGCCGATACCGTACTCGCCCGCGGCGGCGACGTGACCGGTATCGAGGCACAGATGTTTGTGGACAAAGGCGTTGCTCACCATAACCTGACCCAACTGGTTGTCGTGCCGAATATTGTGGAACGACGGACCCGTATGATCGAGCTTGGAGACGTGTTCATCGCTTTCCCCGGCGGCACGGGAACGTTGGAGGAAATCAGCGAGGTGGTGTCGAAAATCTGTCTTGATCAGCTGGACCAACCTTGCATCTTCTATAATCTCAACGGATTCTATGATGATATGAAAGCGTTCCTACAGCGCACGGTCGATGCGGGCTTCTCCACCACGGAACGTCAGCATGGTATCTATTTTGCATCTGATCTGGCCGAAATCGAACGTATCATCGCAACGCATAATGCATAG
- a CDS encoding AEC family transporter, which translates to MLFQAGSLLLVIISVYLLKRIHIFSDKSYKVVQGLVFNLTLPCAIVMSFATNKHPMNLLWLVVFGLFACMIPLFIVYFGSRGDEPKYRAYQMLNASGLNIGAFCLPVVQTFMGPSAGLPVIMLDIGNAIIATAASLTITRSLLHLGSPTKNLPMSLRIKNIARDFYSSISFDCYMLMLVFMFAGWTVPQWIVTLITPFANANAFAAMAMIGLMMEIPDNHKDRSELGKVIAWRFLFSIIIALSAWFLLPLDERVREIVVLAAFAPVTIFSTKFTDSLTGNAKLAGFSLTVTAIIGLTFMTILHAVLPVT; encoded by the coding sequence ATGTTGTTTCAAGCCGGATCTTTGCTCCTTGTCATCATCAGTGTCTATCTGCTCAAACGCATCCACATCTTCTCGGACAAATCCTACAAGGTGGTGCAGGGGCTGGTGTTCAATCTCACCCTGCCGTGCGCCATCGTGATGAGTTTCGCCACGAACAAGCATCCGATGAATCTGCTGTGGCTGGTGGTGTTCGGCCTGTTCGCCTGCATGATTCCGCTGTTTATCGTGTATTTCGGCTCACGAGGCGACGAGCCGAAATACCGTGCCTACCAGATGCTCAACGCATCAGGCCTGAACATCGGCGCGTTCTGTCTGCCGGTGGTACAGACCTTCATGGGGCCGAGCGCGGGACTGCCGGTCATCATGCTGGATATCGGCAACGCCATCATCGCCACAGCGGCATCCCTGACCATCACCCGTTCGCTGCTGCATCTGGGAAGCCCCACCAAAAACCTACCGATGAGTCTCAGAATCAAGAACATCGCGCGCGACTTCTACTCATCCATATCGTTCGACTGCTACATGCTCATGCTGGTATTCATGTTCGCCGGCTGGACCGTACCGCAATGGATCGTCACACTGATCACACCGTTCGCCAACGCCAACGCGTTCGCAGCAATGGCCATGATCGGCTTGATGATGGAAATTCCCGACAATCACAAAGACCGTTCGGAATTGGGCAAAGTCATCGCATGGCGGTTCCTGTTCAGCATCATCATCGCGCTGTCCGCATGGTTCCTTCTGCCGTTAGACGAACGCGTCCGAGAAATCGTGGTGCTGGCCGCGTTTGCGCCGGTGACGATCTTCTCCACGAAATTCACTGATTCACTGACCGGCAACGCGAAACTTGCGGGCTTCTCACTGACCGTCACGGCCATCATCGGACTGACGTTCATGACGATTCTGCATGCAGTCCTGCCGGTGACCTGA
- the glnA gene encoding type I glutamate--ammonia ligase: MTALETKADAEALINQEGIEYVSVRFTDLIGVQQHFTVPASEFLKDAFTDGMPFDGSSMEGFQAINESDMKLVPDVSTAFVDPFRKHKTLDVAFSIVDPLTDEPYSRDPRQVAGKAEAYLKSTGIADTASFAPEAEFFIFDKVRFENSMQRSFYEVDSIEASWNSGVDTEDDGTPNIAFKNRVKRGYFPVPPIDHTQDLRDDMVANLQKVGLILERSHHEVAGAGQQEINYRFNSLQHAGDDLMKYKYVVHETAALAGKAATFMPKPIAGDNGTGMHCHQSLWKDGKPLFYDEKNYGGLSDLARWYIGGLIKHSSSVLAFTNPSLNSYHRLVPGFEAPVNLVYSARNRSAAIRIPLAGTSPAAKRIEFRAPDPSCNPFLAFSAQLMAGLDGILNHIEPPEPVDKDLYELPPEEHAGIKQVPSSLAEAMDALEEDHDFLTAGDVFTDDLIETWIGIKRGEIDQARLAPTPLEYELYFHI; encoded by the coding sequence GTGACTGCACTTGAAACCAAGGCTGATGCTGAGGCCCTTATCAACCAGGAAGGCATCGAGTATGTCTCCGTTCGCTTCACTGATCTGATCGGTGTTCAGCAGCACTTCACCGTGCCGGCAAGCGAATTCCTGAAGGACGCCTTCACCGACGGCATGCCGTTCGATGGTTCCTCCATGGAAGGCTTCCAGGCCATCAACGAGTCCGATATGAAGTTGGTGCCGGACGTTTCCACCGCATTCGTCGATCCGTTCCGCAAGCACAAGACCCTCGACGTGGCCTTCTCCATCGTCGACCCGCTGACCGACGAACCGTACTCCCGCGATCCGCGTCAGGTTGCAGGCAAGGCCGAGGCCTACCTGAAGTCCACCGGCATCGCCGACACCGCTTCCTTCGCTCCGGAAGCCGAGTTCTTCATCTTCGACAAGGTGCGCTTCGAGAACAGCATGCAGCGCTCCTTCTACGAGGTCGACTCCATCGAAGCTTCGTGGAACTCCGGCGTCGACACCGAAGACGACGGCACCCCGAACATCGCATTCAAGAACCGCGTCAAGCGCGGCTACTTCCCGGTCCCGCCGATCGACCACACTCAGGATCTGCGCGACGACATGGTTGCCAACCTGCAGAAGGTCGGCCTGATCCTCGAGCGTTCCCACCACGAGGTCGCCGGCGCTGGCCAGCAGGAGATCAACTACCGCTTCAACTCCCTGCAGCACGCAGGCGATGACCTGATGAAGTACAAGTACGTCGTTCACGAGACCGCCGCTCTGGCAGGCAAGGCCGCAACCTTCATGCCGAAGCCGATCGCAGGCGACAACGGCACCGGCATGCACTGCCACCAGTCCCTGTGGAAGGACGGCAAGCCGCTGTTCTACGATGAGAAGAACTATGGTGGCCTGTCCGACCTCGCCCGCTGGTACATCGGCGGCCTGATCAAGCACTCCTCCTCCGTACTTGCCTTCACCAACCCGTCCCTGAACTCCTACCACCGTCTGGTTCCGGGCTTCGAAGCGCCGGTCAATCTGGTGTACTCCGCACGCAACCGTTCCGCCGCCATCCGTATTCCGCTGGCCGGCACCTCCCCGGCTGCAAAGCGCATCGAGTTCCGCGCTCCGGATCCGTCCTGCAACCCATTCCTCGCATTCTCCGCACAGCTGATGGCAGGTCTGGACGGCATCCTGAACCACATCGAACCGCCGGAGCCGGTCGACAAGGATCTGTACGAGCTGCCGCCGGAAGAGCACGCAGGCATCAAGCAGGTTCCGAGCTCCTTGGCCGAGGCCATGGACGCCCTTGAGGAAGATCACGACTTCCTCACCGCAGGCGACGTCTTCACCGACGACCTGATCGAAACCTGGATCGGCATCAAGCGTGGCGAAATCGACCAGGCTCGTCTGGCTCCGACCCCGCTGGAGTACGAGCTGTACTTCCACATCTGA
- a CDS encoding DUF4191 domain-containing protein — translation MADKEEPKKKQSTIKQIIQIFKYTHAEDKALPWLCGGVFVAPIIVFVVLGIVFKWSVIGWITSMILAVMLGLLFATMMLTNRADKVGYAKLEGRQGAAISVLGNINKAGFNFPQEPVWVDPKTKDAIWRGTGYNGIYLLGEGEYGRVKRAMDRQEQNIKGVTAGSDIPVYRIYVGQGKNQTSLKNLRKTVLKCKSYLPTHHKNKLVAAIHPKSRFILTKTELNVLNERLRTLQMKNGMGIPKGVDPMHPQRVSRRAMRGR, via the coding sequence ATGGCAGACAAAGAAGAGCCAAAGAAGAAGCAGAGCACCATCAAACAGATCATTCAGATCTTCAAGTACACCCATGCCGAAGACAAGGCTCTTCCGTGGCTGTGCGGAGGCGTGTTCGTGGCGCCTATCATCGTGTTCGTGGTACTTGGCATCGTATTCAAGTGGTCGGTGATTGGATGGATCACATCCATGATCCTGGCCGTCATGCTTGGCCTGCTATTCGCCACCATGATGCTCACCAACCGTGCCGACAAGGTTGGATACGCCAAGCTTGAAGGCCGTCAGGGCGCTGCCATCAGCGTTCTCGGCAACATCAACAAGGCTGGCTTCAACTTCCCGCAGGAACCGGTGTGGGTTGATCCGAAGACCAAGGATGCCATCTGGCGCGGTACCGGCTACAACGGTATTTATCTGTTGGGCGAAGGCGAATACGGCCGTGTCAAGCGTGCCATGGATCGTCAGGAACAGAACATCAAGGGCGTGACCGCCGGATCCGATATTCCCGTCTACCGTATTTACGTCGGCCAGGGTAAGAACCAGACGAGCCTGAAGAACCTGCGTAAGACCGTGCTCAAATGCAAGAGCTACCTGCCGACCCACCACAAGAACAAGTTGGTGGCCGCCATCCATCCGAAGAGCCGTTTCATACTCACCAAAACCGAGTTGAACGTTCTCAACGAGCGTCTGCGCACTCTGCAGATGAAGAACGGCATGGGCATTCCGAAGGGTGTCGACCCGATGCATCCGCAGCGTGTCAGCCGTCGTGCCATGCGTGGCCGCTGA
- a CDS encoding FAD-dependent oxidoreductase has protein sequence MTEQHFDIVIIGAGPGGYSTALRAAQLGKTVALVERDDTLGGTCLNRGCIPSKALLTAAHSVENVRQAERMGINVALQSIDFGRLRDFRMSTVETMTKGLAGLLSHRGVTVFRGEAQLKNGHEVHVAPALGETQVLRSIKAGVGEPVGPELTISGGDIVLATGSRPLPLPNDPFSGALIDSTQALELDTFPSSAVIIGAGAVALEFASLWNASGCKVTLLIRKDRVLSSWERRASMTLTRELKRHGVNVVARTSVSHVDTGANLGATVHYRQGDDCEELTAYGEVVLAAIGRMPNTDADWFASNGIALDERGYVLTDAYGRTNVEGVWALGDITPGHALAHRAFEQGITIAETIAGLDPKPVVDETVPQVVFSFPEAASVGLTLSEAKSRDTIVDPQETAYPMLSNSRMLMSGEGGSMTIVSGAMTDAPDVPLVLGVHIVSPIASDLIAEAEQLVGNHVPLADAARLIHPHPTFSESFGEALLKADGRPLHTR, from the coding sequence ATGACTGAACAGCATTTCGACATCGTCATCATCGGAGCGGGACCAGGCGGATATTCCACGGCACTACGAGCTGCCCAACTTGGCAAAACGGTGGCATTGGTAGAACGCGACGACACGTTGGGCGGCACTTGCCTCAATCGCGGGTGCATTCCATCGAAGGCGTTGCTGACGGCCGCGCATAGTGTAGAGAACGTACGTCAGGCGGAGCGTATGGGCATCAATGTCGCATTGCAGAGCATTGACTTCGGCAGGTTACGTGACTTCCGTATGTCCACGGTGGAGACGATGACGAAGGGATTGGCGGGATTGCTGTCGCACCGTGGCGTCACCGTGTTCCGTGGCGAGGCACAGCTGAAAAATGGTCATGAGGTGCATGTTGCGCCGGCCTTGGGAGAGACGCAGGTTCTGCGTTCCATCAAGGCGGGAGTAGGGGAACCTGTAGGACCTGAACTTACGATCTCAGGCGGCGATATTGTTCTCGCGACCGGTTCGCGCCCGCTGCCGTTGCCTAACGATCCGTTTTCCGGAGCGTTGATTGATTCGACGCAGGCTCTGGAATTGGACACGTTCCCATCCAGCGCGGTGATTATCGGCGCTGGCGCGGTGGCGTTGGAATTCGCATCATTGTGGAATGCGTCGGGATGCAAGGTGACCTTGCTCATTCGCAAGGATCGCGTGCTGTCGTCTTGGGAGAGGCGGGCTTCGATGACGTTGACGCGTGAGCTCAAACGCCATGGCGTGAATGTGGTGGCGCGCACGTCGGTAAGTCATGTGGACACTGGAGCAAACTTGGGTGCTACCGTGCACTACAGGCAGGGTGATGACTGTGAGGAGCTCACCGCGTATGGCGAAGTGGTGCTTGCTGCCATTGGCCGCATGCCGAACACCGATGCCGACTGGTTCGCTTCCAACGGCATCGCATTGGATGAACGTGGCTATGTTCTGACCGATGCGTACGGGCGCACGAACGTGGAAGGCGTATGGGCTTTGGGAGATATCACGCCGGGGCATGCCTTGGCGCACCGTGCGTTCGAGCAGGGCATCACCATCGCCGAAACCATCGCGGGACTTGATCCCAAACCTGTCGTCGACGAAACCGTGCCGCAAGTCGTGTTTTCCTTCCCCGAGGCGGCAAGCGTCGGGCTTACGCTCAGCGAGGCGAAATCACGTGACACCATTGTCGATCCGCAGGAAACCGCATATCCGATGCTGTCTAACTCGCGTATGCTCATGAGCGGGGAGGGTGGATCCATGACCATCGTCAGCGGTGCGATGACTGACGCTCCTGACGTTCCTCTTGTGCTTGGAGTGCACATCGTCAGTCCGATAGCCAGCGATCTGATCGCGGAAGCCGAACAGCTGGTCGGTAACCATGTACCGCTTGCCGACGCGGCAAGGCTCATCCATCCGCATCCTACGTTCAGCGAATCGTTCGGAGAGGCGCTGCTCAAAGCGGATGGCAGGCCTTTGCACACCCGATAA
- a CDS encoding DUF3043 domain-containing protein: MSLFNKKEETAQEPVETKVAETTSGKGRPTPKRKDAQAQNLRPLVPKDREASRKAAKARMRERENAEYDAMQKGDINHMPKAERLPWRIYIRDYVDARFNLGEFFIPVAFVILIGSIFVTYQWPALALPLMVLMYVYLFAVIIDVVIMWRKLKKKLIEKFGEQSVAKGMRSGSYAWSRAIQMRRWRLPKPRYDKRGHWPE; encoded by the coding sequence ATGAGTTTGTTTAACAAGAAGGAAGAGACGGCGCAGGAGCCTGTCGAGACCAAGGTTGCGGAAACCACTTCCGGCAAGGGTCGTCCGACGCCGAAGCGCAAGGATGCTCAGGCGCAGAATCTTCGCCCGTTGGTTCCCAAGGATCGCGAGGCGAGCCGTAAGGCCGCCAAGGCGCGTATGCGCGAGCGTGAGAACGCCGAGTACGATGCCATGCAGAAGGGCGACATCAACCACATGCCAAAGGCAGAGCGTCTGCCATGGCGCATTTACATCCGTGACTACGTCGACGCTCGTTTTAACCTCGGTGAGTTCTTCATTCCGGTTGCGTTCGTCATTCTGATCGGTTCGATTTTCGTGACATATCAGTGGCCTGCGTTGGCATTGCCGTTGATGGTACTCATGTATGTGTACCTGTTCGCGGTGATCATTGACGTGGTGATCATGTGGCGTAAGCTCAAGAAGAAACTCATTGAGAAGTTCGGCGAGCAATCCGTGGCCAAGGGCATGCGTTCTGGTTCCTATGCGTGGAGCCGTGCGATCCAGATGCGCCGTTGGCGTCTGCCGAAGCCGCGTTACGATAAGCGTGGACACTGGCCGGAGTGA
- a CDS encoding dipeptidase yields the protein MAALPVEEVRSRVEADFDRIVNVLNKKIALQSISAKGITADHMKRSAEFVAEELSKVGVNAQVVQSHNPNGTPGAWEVIGSKIVDENAPTVLLYAHHDVQPVPDASAWNTDPFVGTVIDTRLYGRGSADDGGGIAIHSGALQALGDDLKVNIKVFVEGEEEMGSPSFIPFIEEHKDEFDSDVIIVADSGNWSAEIPSLTTSLRGNTDIDVHVKALHHPVHSGQYGGPILDANTLAAMLIASMYDEHGDLAVPGVASEDPIGGLQRDMDEATVRTDAGIVDSYRLAGTGSLAARLWTKPSVTVIGFDAHPVEGSFNVISPETTFRLSLRTAPNQRPEEAQEALAAFMVEHAPFGAEVWVDKLDNGMGWAMDPNAEATKDAMEAMEEAFGVAPVNKGEGGSIPFIPELQRIFPKAQVLVTGPEDPKANAHSPNESISLPSLKNNVITEALLLDKLAK from the coding sequence ATGGCAGCTTTACCTGTCGAAGAAGTTCGATCACGAGTCGAAGCGGATTTTGACCGCATCGTCAACGTGCTTAACAAGAAAATCGCATTACAGTCCATTTCGGCAAAAGGCATCACCGCGGATCACATGAAACGATCCGCCGAATTTGTGGCCGAAGAGCTCAGCAAGGTCGGCGTAAACGCCCAAGTGGTGCAGTCCCACAATCCTAATGGCACCCCGGGCGCTTGGGAAGTCATTGGTTCGAAGATTGTCGATGAGAATGCACCGACCGTGCTTTTGTACGCGCATCACGATGTACAGCCGGTACCCGACGCCAGCGCATGGAACACCGACCCGTTCGTCGGCACTGTAATCGACACCCGCCTGTACGGGCGCGGCTCGGCCGACGATGGCGGCGGCATCGCCATCCATTCAGGCGCATTGCAGGCTCTCGGCGACGATCTGAAAGTCAACATCAAAGTCTTCGTTGAAGGCGAAGAGGAAATGGGCTCACCAAGCTTCATTCCCTTCATCGAAGAACACAAAGACGAATTCGACTCCGATGTGATCATCGTCGCCGACTCGGGCAACTGGTCCGCGGAAATCCCCTCCCTCACCACATCACTTCGCGGCAACACCGACATCGACGTGCATGTCAAGGCATTGCATCACCCAGTGCACTCCGGCCAGTACGGCGGACCGATCCTCGATGCGAACACGCTCGCAGCCATGCTGATCGCCTCCATGTACGACGAACACGGCGATCTGGCGGTACCGGGCGTCGCCTCAGAAGATCCAATCGGCGGACTGCAGCGAGACATGGACGAGGCAACCGTGCGTACGGACGCCGGCATCGTCGATTCCTACCGTCTAGCCGGCACCGGTTCTTTGGCCGCACGCCTGTGGACCAAACCAAGCGTGACCGTCATCGGTTTTGACGCGCATCCGGTGGAAGGATCCTTCAATGTGATCTCCCCTGAAACAACGTTCCGCCTCAGCCTACGCACCGCCCCGAACCAGCGTCCGGAAGAGGCCCAGGAGGCGCTTGCCGCATTCATGGTCGAGCATGCCCCGTTCGGTGCCGAGGTGTGGGTCGACAAGCTTGATAATGGCATGGGCTGGGCCATGGATCCGAATGCCGAAGCCACCAAGGATGCCATGGAAGCCATGGAAGAGGCTTTTGGCGTAGCTCCTGTCAACAAGGGTGAAGGCGGTTCGATTCCGTTCATTCCGGAATTGCAGCGTATTTTCCCGAAGGCCCAAGTCTTGGTTACCGGGCCGGAGGATCCGAAGGCCAACGCGCATAGCCCGAACGAGTCCATCAGTCTGCCCAGTCTGAAGAACAACGTGATCACCGAGGCGCTGCTGCTCGACAAACTCGCCAAGTAG
- a CDS encoding energy-coupling factor transporter transmembrane component T family protein, with protein sequence MEQLKTISVVPHKERHDDAKPASPSWFVAKINPVSRFVGALILCIPMFVTLDVVSASVAFALEMLLLWIGGVAPWTVLRKTWPVWVAASGSFISVSLYGKTSGAVLVNLGNVIVISQGSLYLALATFLRVAAIAVPGVILALGLDPTDLADGLVQILYLPSRFVYGGLAGMRMFTLLQDDWRALGQSRRSRGLGDGSAIKRVFSQAFSLLVVSIRRGTKLATAMEARAFGSDAPRSQARESRLNAVDWLFYAICVAVPVIALSCAYFTGYWHWAFTGTGN encoded by the coding sequence ATGGAACAGTTGAAAACCATCAGCGTGGTGCCGCATAAGGAACGTCATGATGACGCCAAGCCGGCGTCGCCGTCATGGTTTGTAGCGAAAATTAATCCGGTCAGTCGTTTCGTCGGTGCGCTGATATTGTGCATTCCCATGTTCGTGACGTTGGACGTGGTTTCCGCATCGGTGGCGTTCGCGTTGGAGATGCTGCTGCTCTGGATTGGAGGCGTCGCTCCATGGACGGTGCTTCGTAAAACCTGGCCGGTATGGGTCGCAGCTTCGGGAAGCTTCATTTCCGTGTCATTGTATGGCAAAACATCCGGTGCCGTGCTAGTCAATCTTGGTAATGTCATTGTGATCTCGCAGGGATCGTTGTATTTGGCGTTGGCCACGTTCCTACGTGTGGCGGCCATTGCCGTTCCCGGCGTGATCCTCGCGCTTGGCCTTGACCCGACCGATCTGGCCGATGGTTTGGTGCAGATTCTGTATTTGCCGTCACGATTCGTATATGGCGGTTTGGCTGGCATGCGCATGTTCACGTTGCTGCAGGATGATTGGCGTGCGCTTGGGCAGTCCCGCCGCTCTCGTGGCCTAGGCGACGGTAGCGCCATCAAGCGCGTATTTTCCCAGGCGTTCAGCCTATTGGTTGTGTCGATTCGACGCGGCACGAAGCTGGCCACCGCCATGGAGGCGCGTGCTTTCGGATCGGATGCTCCACGTAGTCAGGCCCGGGAATCACGTTTGAACGCCGTCGACTGGCTGTTTTATGCGATTTGTGTGGCAGTGCCAGTGATTGCGTTGTCTTGCGCTTACTTCACGGGCTACTGGCATTGGGCTTTCACCGGTACCGGCAATTGA
- a CDS encoding ABC transporter ATP-binding protein translates to MKERFMGTDAEKAFSAAGVVARDWGWRHASRKDFALRHVDFTIQPGERVLLLGASGAGKSTLMAGLAGVLGGDDEGELEGELLIDGTDARHSRGRSGLVLQDPDAQTILERVGDDTAFGCENLNLPKNEIWSRVRSSLDIVGLGYMKLDRSTRRLSGGQRQRLALAGVLAMHPGLLLLDEPTANLDPEGVKEVHDAVRDVLDRTHETLVVVEHHIDVWLDLVDRVIVLGKPESDSHVSGVIADGTPEEVFGSMAPVLTKGGAWVPGRTVESHIPESNQSSGNVVLRTEDLSFGREFALGEHVNLAFHAGEITALTGKNGVGKSTLALTLAGLLKPISGRVSMDESMVPAHRENNVFTWKSRDLLGRIGMVFQEPEHQFVTSSVRDEVAVGPKSMGKTDDEAYAIADMMLERLNLKRFAPANPFTLSGGEKRRLSVASMLAAAPKVLVMDEPTFGQDFTTWTEMVRLIAGARDAGCSVIMVTHDEPLIEALGARRILVSEGE, encoded by the coding sequence ATGAAAGAACGATTCATGGGTACTGATGCAGAAAAAGCGTTTTCCGCAGCCGGGGTGGTCGCACGCGATTGGGGATGGCGGCATGCCTCACGTAAGGATTTTGCGTTAAGGCATGTGGATTTCACCATACAGCCGGGGGAGCGCGTGTTGCTGTTGGGCGCTTCCGGTGCCGGAAAATCGACGTTGATGGCCGGTCTTGCCGGCGTGCTCGGCGGTGATGATGAAGGCGAACTCGAGGGTGAGCTGCTGATTGACGGAACGGATGCCCGCCATTCGCGCGGGCGCTCAGGATTGGTATTGCAGGATCCCGATGCGCAGACGATTCTGGAACGTGTGGGAGATGATACTGCTTTTGGTTGTGAAAATCTGAATCTGCCAAAAAATGAGATTTGGAGCAGGGTCCGTTCATCACTCGACATTGTTGGACTTGGCTATATGAAACTCGATCGCTCCACGCGCAGGCTTTCTGGCGGGCAGCGTCAACGTCTGGCTTTGGCCGGCGTACTCGCCATGCATCCCGGGCTGCTGTTGCTTGACGAGCCGACCGCCAACCTTGATCCGGAAGGCGTCAAGGAAGTGCATGATGCGGTACGTGATGTGCTTGACCGAACCCATGAAACCTTGGTGGTGGTGGAGCATCACATCGACGTATGGCTTGATTTGGTGGACCGTGTCATTGTGCTTGGCAAGCCGGAATCCGATTCGCATGTCAGCGGAGTCATCGCCGACGGCACTCCGGAAGAAGTGTTTGGCAGCATGGCGCCGGTATTGACAAAAGGTGGTGCCTGGGTTCCGGGGCGCACCGTCGAAAGCCATATTCCCGAATCCAATCAGTCGTCGGGAAATGTTGTTCTGCGAACCGAGGATCTCAGCTTCGGACGTGAATTCGCGCTTGGCGAGCATGTGAACCTCGCGTTCCATGCCGGCGAGATTACCGCCCTGACCGGCAAAAACGGCGTGGGAAAATCCACGCTCGCTTTGACTTTGGCTGGCTTGCTCAAGCCGATTTCCGGTCGGGTAAGTATGGATGAAAGCATGGTTCCCGCACATAGGGAGAACAACGTCTTCACATGGAAAAGCAGGGATCTTCTTGGGCGAATCGGCATGGTGTTCCAAGAGCCGGAACACCAGTTCGTCACGTCCAGCGTGCGCGACGAAGTGGCAGTCGGCCCTAAATCCATGGGGAAAACCGATGACGAGGCCTACGCCATCGCCGATATGATGCTAGAACGGCTGAACCTCAAACGGTTCGCCCCAGCCAATCCATTCACGTTATCCGGCGGCGAGAAGCGTCGCCTTTCCGTGGCGTCCATGCTTGCCGCGGCGCCGAAGGTGTTGGTGATGGACGAGCCGACATTCGGTCAGGATTTCACCACATGGACGGAAATGGTCAGGCTGATAGCGGGCGCGCGCGACGCGGGCTGTTCCGTCATCATGGTCACTCATGACGAGCCGTTGATCGAAGCGCTGGGTGCGCGTCGCATTCTCGTAAGCGAGGGGGAGTGA